The nucleotide sequence AGTCGTGTTGGGAGTGATGAAAAAAGAATCCAGTTCTTACACGAAAAAGGAGCAGCTGATAGTGTAGCGTGTGAAGTGACTGGCAAGAGGGGGATCAAGAAGGGATAAAAATGCACTCTGCTGTATTCACTGCTAATATATCTCGATATGCTCTTCCAAGACTGGGAGAATGTATTATGTAGACCTTACAAGGAACTTGTACTTGTAAGTAATAGAGCCCTAAAGACACCCAATTAACTTGGCTTACGGGAGATGGTAAACGATCACAGTTACTTGTGAAGCACAGGATGTTATGAGTGTCACAGCTATCAACTTGTCCTTGTATTTCTGGCTAATCAAGTAATGACTTGTCTTGTCCTATGCCACTAGCCAAGGATCCGGAATTCGTAGAGCCTTCCATGATTTCGCACGAATAATTTGATATCAGAAAATATCACCACGAAGAATTTCCTCGCGCGACCCCAAGTGGAACAAAGGAATATGCTCCAGCGGCGCAGGAACAGTCACCATCTGCCCTCCAGCATATGTCTGATTCGTCCACCAGTACGTCCATGGTTTAGTACCATTATCGCCAGTCTGCGGAAGATAAACTGACCATTCCGTCGCATTTGGAGTCGTAACGGGCGTAACGAGCAGACGAGGGCCGAACATGTACTGCTGCGTGGTGGCATTGATGTTGGCTTGAGTCATGGAAGCGATGTTTGGATCGGACTTCTCAAAGTCCATGTACAGCGGACGCATGATCATTCGGCCTGTCTCATGGAGCTGTCGGAATATAGCTTGAAGATAGGCCTTGAGCTGGTACCGCAGGTGGATGTATGAAACAATGATGGGTGTGTTCTCCTCGCCATAGGACCAAGGTTCGTTGTCGCAGGTGTAGGCACTCTGGTGATTGCACGCCCGAGATCCATGTGTCCGCATGAAGGGGACAAAAGTCGTCCACTGTAACCAGCGAACGTACAACTCGCGATACTCGGGTGTGTCGATGTTTGCGCTCCACGGCACGGTGGGATCGACTTGGAATCCTCCCGCATCGACAGTCCACCAACCCCAGCCTGTGGCAGCAGCGGACAGACCGCTAGCTATTTGGAGTCCGAGTGTTTCCCACACGGAGCTGATATCGCCCGACCAGATCATGCTGCAGAATCGTTGGGACCCGATGTATCCAGATCGGCTGAGGGAGATGTGGTCGCATGCGGTTCCAATGGTGCTGTTCGTAACATTGCGATAACCGTCCTCGATGGCCTGCTGATGTGCCCAGGGATACAACTTACCTACACTTGCCTGCGTGCCGGCCGCATATAACACATCAGGCAGGGCAAATGGAATAGACTGGATGTACGTGCTTTGACCGTTGTTCTCGTAGGCTTCACCCAGGGCGCCGCCGTCGGCCTGGTCGATCCAGAAATTATGAATGCCCTTATCATAGTAGTTCTTCTTCAGCGTGTCCCAAAGAAATGCACGTGCTGCAGGATTCGTGGCATCGTAGTTGCGAATGTATGAGCCATTCCAGGAGTCCGTGGTGCCGGGACCGGACTTGGTAGCTGACAGGTACCCATTGGCAATCATGTCGAGATAGTTGACGCTGTGGTCAGACACACTAGGCCATAGGGATGCCATCATTTCAGCACCGGTGAGGTTCTTAACCTGGGCGGCCATGGAAGCCACATCTGGCCACAATGCGGGATCCAGGCCCCAGTCTCCCTGATGCGCCCAGGACTGGTAGTCGATGACAATCAGTGAGACGGGAACGTTGTGTTTCTTGAAGTTCTGAGCCAGCAACACAACCTCGGATTGGTTCTCATATCGCAGCTTGGACTGGAGGTATCCCAATGACCAGTCTGGTGGCGTCGGAGCACGACCGGTAAGTGATGACAATTTCCGTTGGAGTGTATCGTAGTCTCCTGGTTGCGCTGCGAAGATCACATAGTCCACAACCGTGGCTGCATCCGCCGTAAATCTGTTACGCCAGGGACCGAACTCCATGCGACCTTGAGAAGCCATGTTCCACACAAAGCCATATCCCTTACTGCTCATAAAGACAGGCGTGGGAATGTGGGTATTGAAGTTGATCAAATCAATCGTCGAGCCCTTCTTGTTGAGGAGATGGTCCTGCTGCGTACCCGTGCCATAGATTTGCTCATCTGGCGTCGTGCTAAACGAGAACTGAGCGCTAAATTCACTGCCAGATCCAGGCCACGAGTAATAGCGTGGGTTTATTGACTTGAGCGGCGCATACTCGTTAGTGAGGAGGGTTTCCGAACCGTCATCCTCGACGCGGATAAAAACAAGTCGATATCCACCGGGATTTCCGCCCCATCCTGTAGTACGGATGAGGATGTTGCCATTCCGAATGGTCACGCTGTGGTTGCCAATCGACACCGTGTCGAATTGCATTCCGTGCGCCTCACCATCCTCGGGCCCTTCAAGCGGAGGGTCGTAGATGAAGTTGGCCTCCTGTCCGGTAGGGGGTCGGAAGGGCCATGCACGGACACGAAAGCCATCGTATCCAAAAGGTTGTACAAGAACTGTTTCGAAACCATGTTGCATCCAGAGGCCTGTGGAGTTGGGCTGGAAGTAATCGTCAGATCGTGGATGAAGCACGGGGGAGGCCAGTCCCCGACAGAGGAGGCAGAACACATATAGGGCCAGCAGGAAAGGAGACATAGTGGATTACTGCTTTTGAAGGGAGACAAAAAAACCAAGCAAGCGCATTGGCAAGGCTTATAAGCAGCTTAGGGTCTATAGATGAGCCGAATTCGCCTAAATTAATGATCCTCACCTTATGACAATCGGCTCAAACCGCGATGAGGAGAACCCCTTGAGATCCGTTCCATCCGGAGTTCAGGAGGGGTCTGCATCGCCTTCATTATATTGGTGGAGGACCTGTCACTGTCCTGGTGGTTAATTGTGAATTTAACCGGCAACCCCGCAAGAATATAGAAGATGCATAAACGACATGCAGCATACTATTACATAACATATTCATAAAAGGTTATGCACCAATCATGTACCTATGAGCACTTCCTTGACTCCTCTCTCATCCCAAACGAGCCCTGTTCTTCACTTGCTAATCTGCGTACATGATAAATCTATACCAAATCAGCCCATTGGCTTGATCCTCGGGCTCTCACCTATGGCACTGCTGTGAGTTCACAGTCACAAAACCGTAACTGGCGAAAGCCAACGATGAGCCTAATAACGGCTAGAATGTAGCCAGCCTAATACAAGCCAACCAAACTGCAGGGAGATAAATTGCCGCTGATTGCAACGTCGTTTATACGGCAATCTGATCCCAATATGACTATACAAACTTGCGGCTGATCACGTTGCACATGCATGAGAGGCAAACTAGGACCAGTTTCAGGAAAGTTTTCAGTGAGTTTTGGATAAGTCGTTTTCTCAATGCAAGTAACCAAGAGGTTTCATCAGCAGCTTCCAGACGAGTAGAAAACTGCCTTTGTGACTCCCAGAGCAACTGACAGTTGTCTCCATGAGCATAGCTTATATGGCCTTTCTGAGAAGCAACCGACAGCTTCCTGGAAAAGTCAAGGAGAGTGAGATGGCACGGGTTTCAGATAAAAGACAATCAGGATGATTTCGCAGTTACCAATTTGCAGCAAGCTAAATCCGTTCTACAATACCATTTCCAGGGAGAGGCGGCTATTAAGAGACGCTGACTTGAGCACAATTGGCATGGATTTCAAGTTGTTGCCCACATGACAAAAAGCTGGATCAACCCTAACGGTTGCCACAAATGACACCGTGTGCGGATCCAAAAAGGAAGCTTCACCGTGCATTTGGCCAGTTGCGCTTGCATTGGTCACATTTCTTTTTGCCGCGAAGAGGTGGACAACCAATTCTTGTGGTGATAAGCGGAAACGGGCCTTTCTCTAATTTAGATGATGGCTCAGAGTACGTTCTTGGATTTATTAGCCCAGACGGTGGCACGAAAGACCCGCCTCAAGATGACGCAAGCCAACGCACTCACAGGGCCTGCTGATGGGCTATATATTCTATATATCAAGGACGTCAGACTGAACAGGAATGATCAGATTTTAATGGTAGGATCAAGCTACATTACGATGATGAGCCCATACTTGGCCAAAGTGCTTGACAATCGAAGGTACACAGAATCGAGGAAAGATGATATTGAAACCCCTCCCCCCAAAAAGGATTCTGAGAGAACTAATAGATAAATTGCCAGGCCAAAAAGTCTTACACTCTAGCCTAGCGAGTGTGAAATATCGCAATATATAGTTACTTCACATCATACAACAGATCAATGACAACTTCTACTAGAATTACCTATTAAGAGCGTCAGGGCCACTAAGTCTAATCAGATACAATATTTCCTATACTAGCTATTCTATATACAGACGTATTTCATATGATTTCACAAGGAATATGGCTACATTACGCTGTTCCTGGATGTAATGACCAAAACAGCGGTGAATTACAGTAACTTTAAAAAATCAAGATGAATCATCATTTTATGCATCCAAAAGATACTATACACAATTACACACCTCGTCGTGGACGTACACCCACCTTCTAACTAGCTAATATGTAACTATATTCACCAATATATTTGGCCTTTGGACGCCTCATTTACTCGGTCTGACCATTTATCTGAGGAGACTCCGACTGTACGACGGTCTGGGCTCCTTTGGCATTTTGGAGCCCTACGCGGTGAGGAGATAGGTCAGGCAAAGTACTGAAGTCTTACGGGTAAATAGCAGCCAAAGAGTGCCGGGGCCTCGGATTCTCAGGATTCTGAATGACCGGGCTCTCAACTCAAGCATACACCAATGTCCCGCCGCTGGGACGGTGTATGAcataatcaatcaatcaaccaatcaacacactaatatcacatgcccacattccttggcggcAGGTCTTCCTTAGCATccatctctaatgatcatAATGATCATCTCACTACATTCTATTCCCTGATAACTTCTTTCTCAACTGATGTAAAATAATCCTGGATGGAAAACTGACACGTATCGCCTGCCTGCGTGTGTAACAAGGCCGTTGGCAATCCCTCTTCTTACAGTATTGcttgtcaggcaggtgcatttctcgcccttattaggcaggtgcaactcttgttctcatcaggcaggtgcaatccttATTCTCGTCAGGCAGGTACACTTCTAGTCCTT is from Aspergillus chevalieri M1 DNA, chromosome 8, nearly complete sequence and encodes:
- a CDS encoding putative sugar hydrolase (CAZy:GH31;~COG:G,M,O;~EggNog:ENOG410PKMC;~InterPro:IPR017853,IPR011013,IPR000322,IPR013780;~PFAM:PF01055;~SECRETED:SignalP(1-19);~go_function: GO:0003824 - catalytic activity [Evidence IEA];~go_function: GO:0004553 - hydrolase activity, hydrolyzing O-glycosyl compounds [Evidence IEA];~go_function: GO:0030246 - carbohydrate binding [Evidence IEA];~go_process: GO:0005975 - carbohydrate metabolic process [Evidence IEA]), giving the protein MSPFLLALYVFCLLCRGLASPVLHPRSDDYFQPNSTGLWMQHGFETVLVQPFGYDGFRVRAWPFRPPTGQEANFIYDPPLEGPEDGEAHGMQFDTVSIGNHSVTIRNGNILIRTTGWGGNPGGYRLVFIRVEDDGSETLLTNEYAPLKSINPRYYSWPGSGSEFSAQFSFSTTPDEQIYGTGTQQDHLLNKKGSTIDLINFNTHIPTPVFMSSKGYGFVWNMASQGRMEFGPWRNRFTADAATVVDYVIFAAQPGDYDTLQRKLSSLTGRAPTPPDWSLGYLQSKLRYENQSEVVLLAQNFKKHNVPVSLIVIDYQSWAHQGDWGLDPALWPDVASMAAQVKNLTGAEMMASLWPSVSDHSVNYLDMIANGYLSATKSGPGTTDSWNGSYIRNYDATNPAARAFLWDTLKKNYYDKGIHNFWIDQADGGALGEAYENNGQSTYIQSIPFALPDVLYAAGTQASVGKLYPWAHQQAIEDGYRNVTNSTIGTACDHISLSRSGYIGSQRFCSMIWSGDISSVWETLGLQIASGLSAAATGWGWWTVDAGGFQVDPTVPWSANIDTPEYRELYVRWLQWTTFVPFMRTHGSRACNHQSAYTCDNEPWSYGEENTPIIVSYIHLRYQLKAYLQAIFRQLHETGRMIMRPLYMDFEKSDPNIASMTQANINATTQQYMFGPRLLVTPVTTPNATEWSVYLPQTGDNGTKPWTYWWTNQTYAGGQMVTVPAPLEHIPLFHLGSREEILRGDIF